TTTGATTTTACGGCCCCAGTGGCTTCGGTCTTTGGAGAGATGAAGGCGAGGCAAAGTCAGCTCGGCAAATCGGTTGATGATTTCGATCTGAGTATGGCAGCCATCGCCGTTGCGCACAATCTGACCCTTGCCACGTTGAATGTGCGCCATTTTAAATTGATCGAAGGTTTGGACTGGGAGGATTGGTCGAACTGAAATACGACAAAGAGGAATAGACGAAGGTCTTCCGAAAATGACGAAGCAATTTTTGAACCGCAGAGTTCGGGGAGAACGCGGAGAACTGAGGGAGAAGGAAATGGGCTATTTGTAGATGTCTGAGAAACGAGCTTTCCGACGAGTCCTCAAGCGTTCAAAGAGAAACGATATATTCGGTAGAAGTTGTCGGGGTGATTCATCCCCCGACCGAGCGGGTTAGGGGCTGCGAATGGGCTTCCGCTTGGAGCGCCCCAATCGGCTGTGACCTGTCAGGCACGGTGCAAACAAGTCTGCCATTCGGGTCGGGGGATGAATCACCCCGAGAACGCAAATAGTCCTCCACGAAAATCTTCGAAGAACCGAAAAATGAAACCGCTCGGCGAAGCCTCAGCGCGCTCTCCGAACTCTGCGGTTAACGGTTTCTTTTATTTTCTTACACTGACAGCCGTTAACTCGATTATGTTACCCACCACCGCGCTTGACAAAGCCGCGCTCTGCGCGCCGTATTCTAAGTATGCCAACTGCGACGCCAGGACTAGAACTTGATCCGCTCAGCCTCCCGGATGAGCGGGGCCATTTTGGGCCCTATGGGGGCATGTATGTGCCCGAGACCTTGATGACTCCGCTCTTCGAGCTGACCGAGGCTTACAAGGCGGCGCGGAAGGATCACGAATTTCAAAAAGAATTGGACCATCACCTGCGTGAATTCGCCGGCCGTCCGACCAATCTTTATTTTGCCGAGCGGTTGACCGAGCACTGCGGTGGAGCGCAGATCTACCTCAAGCGCGAGGACTTGCTCCATACGGGGGCCCACAAGATCAACAATGCGCTCGGGCAGGCCCTGCTGGCCAAGCGGATGGGGAAGAAGCGTATCATTGCCGAAACGGGGGCCGGGCAGCACGGCATCGCCACGGCGGCGATGTGCGCCAAGATGGGCTTTGAGTGCGTCATCTACATGGGCGAGGAGGACATGCGCCGCCAGTCCCTCAACGTCTATCGTATGCGGCTCTGCGGGGCCGAGGTGCGGGGCGTCTCGGCCGGGCAGAAGACCTTGAAGGAGGCGGTCAACGAGGCCATGCGCGACTGGGTGACCAATGTGCGCACGACGCACTACATCATCGGCTCGGCGCTGGGCGCGCATCCTTTCCCCATGATGGTACGGGACTTTCACCGGGTGATCGGTGAAGAGACCCGCCGTCAAATTCTGGAAAAGGCCGGGCGCCTGCCGGACGAAGTTACTGCCTGCGTGGGTGGCGGCTCCAATGCCATCGGGATCTTTTTCGCCTTTCTCAAAGACCTGGAAGTGGCGCTGACCGGCGTGGAAGCCGGCGGTCACGGCATCAAGCCCGGTGAGCATGCCGCCCGTTTCGAGGGCGGTCGTCTCGGCGTGCTGCAGGGAGCCAAGACCTGGATTCTACAGAGCGATGAGGGCCAGATTGATCTGACGCACTCCGTATCCGCCGGGCTCGACTATGCGGCCATCGGCCCCGAGCACGCCTACTACCGCGATGCCGATCGTATCCGCTTCGGCTACGCGACCGATAACGAAGCGCTTGACGCCTTCAAGGCGCTATGTCGGGTCGAGGGTATTGTGCCCGCGCTGGAATCCTCCCATGGCATTGCCTACACCATGAAGCGCGCCAAGGAAATGAGCAGCGACCAGATCATCGTGGGCAACCTCTCCGGCCGCGGCGACAAGGACGTGCAGGAAGCGGCCCGGGTGATGGGGGATGATGTTTAGAACCGTTAATTAACGTGAATTAACGTGAATGATGGTTTAGATTGTTCAGGAGGATTCGTCATCGACGAAAACGCTTAAACATCATTCGCATTCACATCGGAAAAATCTTCTCTTATTAACGTCAATTCACGTAAATTAACGGTCTAAATCATTTTCTTATGCTTCTCGTCATCGATAACTACGATTCCTTCACCTACAATCTGGTTCAGTATTTTGGCCAGCTTGGGGTGGAGCAGAAGATCTATCGCAACGACGCTATTACGGTGGAGGAAGCCCTCGCGCTTGATCCCGAGCGGGTGATGATTTCTCCCGGGCCCTGTTCGCCCAACGAGGCCGGCGTCTCGCTGGCGATGATCGAAGCTTTTGCCGGAAAGAAGCCGCTGCTCGGGGTTTGTTTGGGGCATCAGTGTATCGGCCAATACTACGGCGGTAAGGTCATCCGGGCCGCTAATCTCATGCACGGGAAGACCAGTCCGGTGACGCACCGCGATACGGATATCTTCCAGGGCCTGCCCAATCCCATGGAGGCGACCCGCTACCACTCTCTCATCGTAGAACGCGAAAGTCTGCCCGACTGCCTCGAAGTCACAGCTGAGACGGAGCAGGGCGAGATCATGGGGCTGGCCCACAAGGAGCTGCCTCTCTGGGGCGTGCAGTTCCACCCGGAGTCCATCGCGACGGAGCAGGGGATGAAGATGCTGGAGAATTTCCTCAAGCTCTAGAGATTCAAATCGTCTTACCCTTGCTCCTACTCTTACTCAAACCCGGGCGTATTTTGCATGAACCGCAGAGGCGCAGAGGTCGCAGAGTTTTTACGGCGGGTTTTGATCCTTGTCTTTGAGATGTTGGGATCGAAGACCTTGGTCGGCCCACCCGATCATTCTAGGGCGGGGTGATTGAGATTGAGATTAAGATTAAGAGTCAGGGCATGGGGACTAGATGCGGTTTGATTGCCCTTCTTGCGCACTAAATATAGTGTTTGCCAAATTGTCACACTACATCTAGTTCATAGAACTTCGTCAGTTTTTCTAATATCGTTTTCTTAAGTTTTAATCTTTTAGATGAGTAACTCCGTAGCCTCGAAACTCTGTTTCGGGGTCGATGCAGGTCGCCCCGGTTCCCAGAACCGGGGCCACAATAGTCATTTCTGTAAGGTGCAAAACTTTTTGAAACGGTATAATTCCTGTCTTCTGGCTCCTAACTTCTGAATTCTGACTTCCTTTCAACATGCGTTGTCCAAAATGCACCTCGATCGAGACAAAAGTGCTCGATACCCGAACCGGTAAGAACGAAACGTCGATCCGTCGCCGTCGCGAGTGTCTGGATTGCGGCTATCGCTTTACCACGATTGAGGAGGTCCTACGCGCCGATTTGCAGGTGGTTAAGCGCGACGGCCGTCGTGAGGACTTTGATCGCGCGAAAATGCTCGGAGGCCTGAAGAAGGCGGTGGAGAAGCGGCCGATCGACGTCATGCAGATCGAAATGCTGGTCGCCGACGTCCTGTCCGCCCTCGAGAACGAGTTCGACCACGAGTTCCCGGCGAAAGCGATCGGCGAGCAGATCATGATGCGCCTGAAGCACCTCGATCAGATCGCCTACGTACGCTATGCTTCGGTCTACAAGGATTTCCGCGACCTTTCGGAACTGGCCCAGGAGATCAACGAGTTGAAGTCGTCTTCCGGAAATGCCACGACCTGACCCCGTCGAACAGCTGCGCACGCTCAATGAGCTGCTGGCCCGGGTCTCCGATCCCGAACGCAGTGAGCACGCCCGCCGGGCGCTGGAATTTTTCTACCGTGAGCACCCGGAGGACGCCGCTCAGGTACAACTCGGGAGCTACGTCGAGAAACTGGCGCGCCTCCATTTTGGAGAAGGGGGCGAACCTGCCAGCATGGGGTTCTCCCACTGGCATGTGCCGCAGCTGGAGGTCTTCAGCGCCCTCTGGATCCGGCAGGCTATTGTCGGGGAAATGAAGAAGCTGGCCGGTCGGCGCGAGGCCTTACTCTTGGTCACGGGGCTGCGTGAGGCCGTCTGCCCCAGGGGCAAATACTGGACGCAGGCCCGGCAATCCGAGTATGAGCGTGTACGTGGCTGGATTGAAGAACTGGCCTGCGCCTGGGCGACCCGCGGCTCACAATTGCAGGTGGTGGTGCTTTGATGAAGGACCCCGCAGCGAAAATCGACAGCTGGCTGTACGCTTTACTTTTTGGGCTGTGATCGCATGCTGGGATCATGAGATTGTTTACCCTGTTCCTCGTCTTGCCCATCACTCTCATTGCCCAGACTACCGAGCGCGGAGAGGCCTCGCATTTGAAAGGCATTAACTACCTCTACATGAATGTGGATACTTCGCTCGCGCCCCGAATTACTTCTGCCGAACGTTTGGATATCAGTGATATCGTGGAGCTGCAGTTGCGACGCGCCGATATTAACTTGAGGCCCTATGTGATGAATGCCCCGCAAACCAACGTGCCGCTGGTGGAGGTCTCGATCAAGGTAGCCCAGTCCCGGAGCGTGGATAACTATGAACTGACTCTGAAAGTCTTTGATTATGTCACCATCGACCGGAATAAGCAGCGGACCATCGCCACAATTTATGAGATGCAACGCGAGAGTGTTCCCACGCCTGATGATTTGAGTTCCCTCAAATCCAAATTGCGGGAACTGATGAGTGATTTTGTGACTGCGTTTGAAAAGCAGAATCCGTAGCCGAACGTCTTTGAGAATCTACTCTGATGTATGAAGAAGAGGAGGGAACCAAGGATGAACAGGTATGCGGAAAAAAACTAAGAAACAGAAACCAGAGTGCCGGGGAAGGAGCCGTTCATTAACGTTAATTAACGGTTGAAAAAAATAACATGTATACCGGAGGATAAGCACTCGACCATGGGACGCCGCACGACCGGCCTGCTCTACATCCAGTCGAAGCTGGATAAACCGATTTATGCCGCCGCGAATCCGCGAATCATCAGCAATCTAAAATCCACAAGCTGGGGTATTAGTTCTATGCTTGCTGTTCCTTGAAACGCTTGCGACTAAGTATCCCCAAGACTTTCGACCCATATAAATAATACTATGAGCACACTCTTCGAAAAGATCATTGCCCGCGAGATTCCGGCCAAGGTGGAGCACGAGGATGACGCTTGTATCGTCATTCACGATATTGATCCGCAGGCCCCCGTACATGTACTGGTTATTCCGAAAAAGCCCATTCCGCGTGTGGGCGAAGCCGGCACAGAGGATCAGTCCCTGCTCGGTCATTTATTGCTGACCGCGGCCGAGATGGCAAAGCAACTGGAACTGGATGCCGGATATCGCGTTGTCATCAACAACGGGAAACAAGGCGGCGAGGCGGTGCCGCATCTTCACGTGCATGTGCTCGGTGGCCGCCAGATGAACTGGCCTCCGGGGTGAGAGATTGTAGAGGCTGCGCTTGCGCATGCCATGAGCCAACTGGCAGAGAATAACGTCTGCTTACTTTTATTGGCAATATCATCGAATCTGAGCCAACAAACGGAGTATGGACATTCCTGTCCATCCATAGCATCGCGAATTGAGATGCATATTGAATTTAGAAAAGTTCTCCCTTGCGATCAATCGGGACAGGAATGTCCCGACTCCGTTTGCCACCCGTATCCAACATCCCCTATACCACCAGTAAAAGTCACAAAGTGGTATGAGATGCCACTGAAGTACGCTCTTTTAAGCTCGTTTTCGTGATGCGGTGATGCCGATCCGAGCGTCACAGCGCGAGACTTACCACTGGCATCCGCAAGCGGAGCCTCTACTGTCTTCGGGCCTCTGCCCTCTGAACCTAAGCCCGGCCAGCGTAGGAGCGGTCGGCGGTGTTGACCTTGATGACCTCGCCTTCCTTGATGAAGAGCGGCACCTGCACGGTAAGTCCGGTTTCCAGTGTGGCCGGCTTCTGCACATTGCTGGCGGTGTCTCCCTTAACCCCTTCCGGTGATTCGGTGACTTTCATTTCAATAGAGGCGGGCAAGTCGATGGAGATCGGTTTTTCGTCCACATGCAGAATGCTGTAGGCCTGGTTTTCGACCAGAAAATCCTTGGCATCCTCGACCAGGCTTTCATCCAGAATCACATCCTCGAATGTTTCCGGATCCATGAAGTGGTAGCCGTCTCCGTCGATATAGCTGAACTCGAGTGTGACCATATCGGTATGCAGGATCTCAACCGAGTCAGTGGTGCGGATTTTGGTGTTGGTGCTGGCCCCGGTATTGAGGTTACGCATGGTAACTTGCATGAAGCCGGCCTGGCGCCCCTGCGTGCGGTGCTGCACATCAAGCACGAGGTGAGGGTTGTTTTGATAGTTCAGGACTTTGCCTTTACGGACGTCGGTAGGTGATGCCATAGCTGTGTTGTGTTGAAAAAAGGCCTTTATTTGTCAGCCGCTATCGGGGCTGTCAAGGGCACGCGATCCATGCAAAATAAGGTGGCCCGTCAGGGGAAAGTCTGCCTTACTGTGGGAAAACCTTGAATCATGCCCCAGGAATTAATCGATTCCGTCTCAGAACTGGTCTCTGCCTGCATTGATTATGAGCCCGGTTCGACCCAGTTCTACGTCGTTCTGGGGGCTTTTGCGGTCGCTTGGATTGTGGTGGCTCGTGTTTTCATGGGCCTGCTGAAAAGCGACCGCGGCTTTCTGGCGGCCACAGTCGCGCTGATTCTTCCGTTCTTCTTCGGCTTGCTCGCCTACGGGGTTGTGGATGTGCGTGTGGTCCCGCAAATCGAAGCTGATTGGGCGGGAAAATATCTGCCACTTGCTTCCTTCGTTTTTGTCGCCCTGCTTGTCATCCTGTATTTGTCCAAGCGGGTCTTTATGGTGAGCGGTTATGCCGCTGTGTTCATTTTCGCTTTTGCCACTGCGGCCGCCGTGACCGCCTTTTTCGGGGTCGAGGTGACACTTAAAACCCTCGAAAAAGGGGAGGAGCAACTCAAACAACGCGACGAGCGTGACCGGGAGACCATCGATTCGGTTCTATAGCGAGATCAAGCGGAACCGGCGTCAGGCGACTCATAAATTTTTCTCGAAAAGTAAACGACTGATGCATTAACTGGAAATTTCTAACCACAACTAACGAAAGCACTAACATGTCTGAAGAAAACGTTCCCCAAGAACCCGCCGCACCAGCTGCCAAGCCCGCCGGTGCCGATAAGAAAATTGTCGCCGGTATTCTGGCTATCGTGCTCGGCGCACTGGGTATTCACAAGTTCATCCTCGGTTATACCAAGGAAGGCGTCATCATGCTGCTGGTTTCTGTGCTCACCCTGGGGTTATTTGCATGGGTCATGGGAATTATCGGTTTGGTCGAAGGGATCATGTATTTGACCAAGTCGGACGAAGAGTTCGTCGCGACCTACATCAATGGCAAGAAAGGCTGGTTCTAGCACCTGTATCCGGCTCTCCTGATTTTTCAGCCGCCCGCAGGGGCGGCTTTTTTATGCGAACGTTACTGACGTCGCGGTCTTTTGGCTAGCCCCGGACGTGTCGATCAATTTCATTTCGAGCTATGACCAAGACCGAACGAGCCGCCTATGTTCTGAAGCGATTGAACGAGCTGTATCCGGATCCGCCAATTCCTTTGGACCACAAGGATGCCTACACGCTTTTGATCGCGGTCCTGCTCTCGGCCCAATGCACGGATGAACGGGTCAACAAAGTGACACCATTGCTTTTTGCCCGGGCGGACAATCCCACCGATATGGCCAGGCTCTCCGTGGAGGAGATTCGGGAAATCATTCGGCCCTGTGGTTTGTCGCCCATGAAGTCGAAGGGCATCGCTGGACTCTCCCGCATCCTGCTGGACCAGCATGGTGGGGAAGTGCCCGCCGATATGGCGGCGTTGGAGGCCTTGCCGGCGGTGGGGCACAAGACCGCTTCCGTCGTCATGAGCCAGGCCTTTGGCGTGCCCGCCTTTCCCGTTGATACGCATATACATCGGCTGGCTCAGCGATGGGGGCTGACTTCGGGCAAGAACGTCGTGCAAACCGAGCGTGATCTGAAGCGCCTCTTCCCCGAGTCCAGCTGGAACGACCTGCACTTGCAGATTATCTACTACGGGCGCGAGCACTGCACGGCCCGCGGCTGTGACGGTATGGTCTGCGACATATGCCAAACACTTTATCCGCAGCGCAAGCGGGCCAAGAAAACCAGGAAATAGGAACGCTTAAAAATCGAAGAAAAAGCCGCCGGAGGCCGGAACGGTTTCGCCGAATGACGATTCACTGTCCGCGCCTTCCTTTTTCTTTTTGATCAACTCGCTGCCCGGGCTGCCAAAGTCGCTGTCTTTTGTCCGCAGGCTGGTAATCTCGGTTTCGAATTCGCTGCGTTTCGCCTTGGCCGCAATACCGGTCCCGGCTTTCGGGGCTTTCTTCTGGAAGACCGAGGCGGCTACAACAATCCGACCGGTTTTGCTCGCTGCCTTCGCGTCTTCGCGTACATCGATCAGAAAATAGCTCCCCTGTTGGTAGGCGGGTAGCGAAAGGGGTAGGGAAGCGGCGAGAAGGCCAAGACTTGTCCACAAGCGCGTCGTCCGGACTCTAATTCTCGTTTTCATAGGTTCATGGACTACACTTAAGCAGCAAAGTGTCGAGATGGAATCGAAATGGGCCATTTTGTCGCACCTGTTGCCGGCTTTGACTCACACCGAGTTTTTTTGGAATCAATGGATGCTGTTCTATTGGTATGCAAACTGTTAATTGATAGATACTTATAGATGTAATTTATCTTCATCGCGCGGGTGAATTCTGGAATGAACCATGCAACTC
The Coraliomargarita sinensis DNA segment above includes these coding regions:
- the efp gene encoding elongation factor P; translation: MASPTDVRKGKVLNYQNNPHLVLDVQHRTQGRQAGFMQVTMRNLNTGASTNTKIRTTDSVEILHTDMVTLEFSYIDGDGYHFMDPETFEDVILDESLVEDAKDFLVENQAYSILHVDEKPISIDLPASIEMKVTESPEGVKGDTASNVQKPATLETGLTVQVPLFIKEGEVIKVNTADRSYAGRA
- the nth gene encoding endonuclease III, yielding MTKTERAAYVLKRLNELYPDPPIPLDHKDAYTLLIAVLLSAQCTDERVNKVTPLLFARADNPTDMARLSVEEIREIIRPCGLSPMKSKGIAGLSRILLDQHGGEVPADMAALEALPAVGHKTASVVMSQAFGVPAFPVDTHIHRLAQRWGLTSGKNVVQTERDLKRLFPESSWNDLHLQIIYYGREHCTARGCDGMVCDICQTLYPQRKRAKKTRK
- the trpB gene encoding tryptophan synthase subunit beta, which encodes MPTATPGLELDPLSLPDERGHFGPYGGMYVPETLMTPLFELTEAYKAARKDHEFQKELDHHLREFAGRPTNLYFAERLTEHCGGAQIYLKREDLLHTGAHKINNALGQALLAKRMGKKRIIAETGAGQHGIATAAMCAKMGFECVIYMGEEDMRRQSLNVYRMRLCGAEVRGVSAGQKTLKEAVNEAMRDWVTNVRTTHYIIGSALGAHPFPMMVRDFHRVIGEETRRQILEKAGRLPDEVTACVGGGSNAIGIFFAFLKDLEVALTGVEAGGHGIKPGEHAARFEGGRLGVLQGAKTWILQSDEGQIDLTHSVSAGLDYAAIGPEHAYYRDADRIRFGYATDNEALDAFKALCRVEGIVPALESSHGIAYTMKRAKEMSSDQIIVGNLSGRGDKDVQEAARVMGDDV
- a CDS encoding TM2 domain-containing protein: MSEENVPQEPAAPAAKPAGADKKIVAGILAIVLGALGIHKFILGYTKEGVIMLLVSVLTLGLFAWVMGIIGLVEGIMYLTKSDEEFVATYINGKKGWF
- the nrdR gene encoding transcriptional regulator NrdR, with amino-acid sequence MRCPKCTSIETKVLDTRTGKNETSIRRRRECLDCGYRFTTIEEVLRADLQVVKRDGRREDFDRAKMLGGLKKAVEKRPIDVMQIEMLVADVLSALENEFDHEFPAKAIGEQIMMRLKHLDQIAYVRYASVYKDFRDLSELAQEINELKSSSGNATT
- a CDS encoding anthranilate synthase component II, with protein sequence MLLVIDNYDSFTYNLVQYFGQLGVEQKIYRNDAITVEEALALDPERVMISPGPCSPNEAGVSLAMIEAFAGKKPLLGVCLGHQCIGQYYGGKVIRAANLMHGKTSPVTHRDTDIFQGLPNPMEATRYHSLIVERESLPDCLEVTAETEQGEIMGLAHKELPLWGVQFHPESIATEQGMKMLENFLKL
- a CDS encoding histidine triad nucleotide-binding protein, whose amino-acid sequence is MSTLFEKIIAREIPAKVEHEDDACIVIHDIDPQAPVHVLVIPKKPIPRVGEAGTEDQSLLGHLLLTAAEMAKQLELDAGYRVVINNGKQGGEAVPHLHVHVLGGRQMNWPPG